The stretch of DNA agtcatgagttcaggctCCACGtgagatgtagagattacttaaataaataaaactttaaaaatattttaaaataagtaaataataatttctaatgtcCATCTTTTGTCTTTATGTTCTGCTTAATGGTGATTTCATCgatttctaactttttaaaaaatatattttatttatttgacagagagagttacagtgagagaggggaacacaagcagggggagtgggagagggagaaccaggcttcctgccaagcagagagcctgatgcaggcctggatcccaggaacctgggattatgacccaagcggaaggcagacgctcaacgactgagccacccaggcccccaattTCTAACTTTTCTAATACTTCTTCTATTTTGTAAGTTGCCTTTAATTTTCAAGAACTCTTACATATTTTGTGTTGCTTTTTTGTAGCATCCCACTGTCATCCATCTCATGGATGCTCTTATCTCTCCAATAATAAAGACAATTGCTTCGTGtattatttcatagtttctgttttcttaccATCATGGTAGAATCTTCCCTTAAAAGTTTAGTGATCCATTGCTATCTGTTTATATTTGTATGAAGCATTAAAAGCTgattatagggatgcctgggtggctcagctgttaaatgtctgcctttggctcaggtcacaatcccagagtcctgggactgagtcccatatcaggctccttgctcagtgtggagacttCTTCTTCTGTCTGCCGCTCCCattgcttgcgctctctctctttctaacaaataaacaaaaatctttaaaaaaaattaaaagctgatTAGATATTCTGTGTGTTCGTgcacatgtgtttgtgtgtgtatcttGGGAAGCTCTGGGAAGCCCCATTTACTTTAAAGCTTCATTGTAGAGTGCTGGATGGGCCCTCCTGCTTCACGTATGTGAACTTGAAATCAATCCCAGTTTTCAGTCTCACTACTCATCTTGGATTCAGTGATAATCTTCTTTAGTGTTCACTCTGCCTATAGGTGTTTGTTTATCTAATGGTCTGTTAGGTCCCTGTGACTTCTGGGGAGTCTGGATtatatctgaatttttaatatcTCTGATCTACTGGTTCCTGCTCATTATTAGTCATCCATTGCTGAGTAACAAATTACCCTAAAACCTAaaggcttaaaacaacatttgttatctcacagttctgtgggCGAGAAATCTGCATGCAGTTTAGCTGGGTTCTCTGCTTTAATATCTCACAATCAAGGTGTTAGGTGTGGCTGAAGTTGTCTGAAGGTTCAGCTGGGGAGAGATCTACTTCCAGGTTCATGCACGTGCTTATTGGCAGGATACTGTTCCTTGCTGGCTGCTGGCCAGAGGCCACCCTCACTTCTTTATCCCATGAATCTCTCCAGGGCAGGTCACAGCCCTGCAGCTTGCTTGATCAGGGCAAGCAGGCAAGAAGAGCcagggagagagtgtgagcaagatATGTCTCAGTCTTTTATAACATCATCTCAAacgcagttttatttatttatttgccagagagaaagaacacaggcagggggagtgggagagggagaagcaggctccctgctgagcagggagccccatgagggacttgattccaggaccctgggtcatgatgtgagttgaaggtagaggcttaactgaatgagccacccaggagtccctgccaTAGTCTATTTTTAGAAGCAATTCATAGGTCCAGTTCACACTCAAGGGAGGGGATTACACAAGGGAGTGAATAACAGGAGGCAAGGGTCACTGTGGGACATCTTGAGAAGGCTGCCTACCACTTCCTTGCAGAGAACACTCCTGCTGCAAAGCCTCTGTCTCCTGGGTATAGCATTGCTGGGCTTCTTGAACTTTTTTGTGCAGATAGGTCACCTGGAGCTTTTGATAGGATGCAGATTCTGCTTCAGTAACTCTAGGGTGGGATTTGAGATTCTGGCTCCCAGGTAATCCTAATGCTTCTGGTCTAGGACTACACTTTGAATAGTGAGGTAGTAAAAAAACCAATGTGCCTCCTGGCTTAATCTAAAATTACATTTGGCCTCTCTTCCAAGACCGAGAGAAGATCCATACCTAAAAGATCTTTACAAAGTCGGCTTCCATCATGGTGTACCGTGGCCAGGGCCAAAAGTGCAGAAGGTGATCATTTAGCCCATCAACCTTATCTTCAGAGACTTGCAGAACAGATCTCGAATTCAGGTGTGGCTTTATGAGCAAGTGAACATGTGGATAGAGGGCTGTATCATTGGTCTTGATGAGTACATGAACCTCATGTTAGATGATGTTGAAGAGATTCATTCTGAAACAAAGTCAAGAAAACAACTGGGTCAGATCATACTAAAAGGAGTTAATATTACCCTGCTCCAAAGTGTCTCCAGCTAGAAATGATCAATAAAGTGAGAAATTCTTGAGAAGGCcatgtaggttttttttgtttttgttttgtttttttttagatatccTTTGTTGGGAGTGTAGTTCTAAaatatttgtttgcattttttaagaaagattatttatttatttgacacagagagagagagagatcataagttggcagagtggcaggcatagagagagggggaagcaagctccccattgagcagagagcacgatgcggggctatACTCCAGAGCACCGAGacaatgacctaagccaaaggcagaggcttaatccactgagccacccaggtgcccctgttcataTTGTTTTGGTTACCTTTATGTTATTACCAGAGGACAATAAATACTCTgtgattgtttttattaaaaaaatttaaaaaggtcaTTACTAGACCAAAGCTGAATATGTTAGTCACAAATTGTAAAGTCTTTGGatatcccaggggcacctgggtggctcagtgggttaaagcctctgcctttggctcaggtcatgatcccagagtcctgggatcgagacccacgtcgggctctctgctcagcggggagcctgcttctctctctctctctctctgcctgcctctctgtctgtttgtgatctccgtctgtcaaataaaaaaataatcataattaaaaaaaaagtctttggatATCCCAACATATtgctttaaaacaacagaatccaGACATATGAAAAATCAGTATGCAGTCTCTTGGTTATGATGCAAATGGTAAGGTATactttttccaattttcttttatagaactGCATCACGAGGAGGAGGAATGAGTTTTTATATGGATTTAGAAGGTAGGAGATGGTCCTGTATACTGACTATGGTTTAAATAACAATCCTATTGTTACCACTATTaagacattttgtttttcctgcacAGTCAGAAAGAAGTGTCTAAGccttaggaataaatttacttTCTagaatatagataaataaatctgtagGTAATTAGTAAAGACTTGGTAGTAGTAAGCATACCAATTCACGAGACTAGCAGTTTACTCCTAGAGTCTGTGGACAGAAAGTCATCCAGGTCTGTAGGAAGAACCGAAATCAAAAGTGCATGCAATGTGGGTTTTGCATATAGAATCCTACACAGCTGTATTACATCCTGTCATATTATGTACACATTACAGGACACAAATCCTGCTCACTTGGGAGCATGGTGCAAAGAATCTGAAAAGAGGCAGCCACTGGCCTTATACACTTAGTCCCATGGTCCTACAGCCCTGAAATACAGGACTGATCAATTCTCTGTTGATGGATGCTACTGGCTCCATAAGCAGTGTTTTCAAACTTGAgtgcatcagcatcacctggatgGTTTGTTAAAACAGAAATTGCTGGCGTCACctgcagagtttctgattcattaGACCTGGGTGGAGCTCAAGAAATTGCATTCAAACAAGTTCCTAGGTGGTGTTGCTGCGGTGATCAGTGACCatacactttgagaaccactggtctagatgAAAGGGAGACACCCAAGTCTCTCAGTGCCCTCTGAATGTTGCTGATAAATTGAGATAGAGAACTTAGGAGACTGTTCAGTTAATGGGGGTCACATTAGGACAGATTCCACTGCTGGGAGGGATTCTCAGTTAGACAAGTTTTCAAAAGTAGGAAGATCAGATGGGAAGATGAGTGAGAAAGTCAGCAAGATGTGTTGTTCCTTTAGTGGGAAAGCATGCCCTATTGTTAGGGCTAGCTCTTTGTATTTgatgtttttggtttctttttcaaacTGTGATAAAGAGTATTGAAGATAATTAATATTCAATactcaaacatttctttttttttttaaagattttatttatttatttgacagagagagatcacaagtaggcagagaggcaggcagagagagagagaggaggaagcaggctccccgctgagcagagagcccaatgcgggactcgatcccaggaccctgagatcatgacccgagccgaaggcagcggcttaacccactgagccacccaggcaccctcaaacaTTTCTTATAGCAATTTAGTTTGTTGAACAGCCatgcaacttttttttccccttatttccattattatttttcctccaaatttgttTAGTATGTTATTAAATCAGTGGAGGACTTAAATTCAACCAGGCTTTCCATGTCAAGTTGTATAGGTTGCACTCATTACATGTAGACATAACCCTTTCTCCTATTAGATTCTCCCCTTGAGGGAGTAGTCCCATTCCAATGCTATAAAATACTATTGATGGTGGACAATAAAGGACTTAGAATAGACAAGAGACTGGGTCTGTATTTGGAATGTTATTCTATTGACCTTCAGCTgcacaaagaataaaacaatgaACTGGAACAATCCTGTGGAGTGGGGGCCTTACCCTACCCACTTGTTATCTCATTCCTTTCTCTGGAGCAATCTTTCCCCTTACATCAACACTTAGAGAATGTGGCCAGGTAGAGGGGATGAAAATGCTTACCCAGAGAAGTATATCTTAAGTTTTTGATGCTGCATTGTGGTATTCAGATCAAGATGGACTGTGTACGTGTGTTATTCTTTAAAATTGTACCCTATTTTAACAATGGTAGCTGCAACAATATATTCCATCTCACATGCTATCCAAAATATGACCTTGATGTTCCTCTTCAGAAGAGATTGAGATCTATGTGCCCTATCTTCCAGTCTGGGTATGCTTTTAACTCCCTTGCTACAAACCAATAATGCAGTGAAATTGATGTTGCCTGACTTCGGAAGCTTGGTCAGAAAAAAGTGAGACAACTTCAGCCTAATTCCCTGGAATGCTTGCACAGGAGCCCTGGCCTACTGTGTTGTAGGTAGCCTGACTGCCCTGAGGCCAACAAGCTGTGAGGGACTCCAGAGTAGCCCATATATAGAGACAGTGTAGAGAAGCTCTGCAGTTACTGGAGAGAGAAAGTTTGGTCCAGCCCTTAGCTGCTCCAGCCCCCTGCTGTTCTGGCTCTGCCTACTGTCTGATTGTCAGTGTTGAGACTCTGAGCCATAAATGTCCAACCAGGGGCTCCCCAAATTTCTGACTCATAGAAGTCAGCAGAGAGGATAACATGATTGCtgctattttacttttattttatttttcacagattttatttttaataatctctacacccaatgcgcagctcaaactcacaacccccgagatcaagagtcagatgcttcactgactgagcctgccaggcaccccatgattgcTGCTATTTTAAATCACTACATTTTGGGGTAATTTATTACACGCAGTAGTAAGCAAAATAATCTCTGTAATAGGTGACAATGATTAAAGTAATTTTACCAATGAGGTTTCTTTCATTATAAGAGAAACTGACTCTGGTCAACTGAAGCAACATTGATGAGATAGATGTCCAAattatgaagttaaaaaaatcagattgaaagtgaacagaagggcgtctgggtggctcagagggttaggcttatgtaccttctgctcaggtcatgatcccagggtcctgggaatgagcccacatcagtctctctgctcagcagggagcctgcttcccacactctctgcctgcctctctgcctacttgtgatctttctctctctgtgtaaaataaataaataaaatcttagaaagaaaaggtGAATGGAAGAAGGGAGATcaagaaaaagagcagaaattcgtgaagttgaaaacaaaaataatgaatggataaattaaatctttgaggaccgagcaaagaaaaaaaacagtgcaAACAAAATTAAGAATGAGAAGTTAGAATTGATGGAGATTAAAGAGATAACAAGAGAATATGAAGAATTTTGTTTCAATAAACTTG from Neovison vison isolate M4711 chromosome 6, ASM_NN_V1, whole genome shotgun sequence encodes:
- the LOC122910574 gene encoding LOW QUALITY PROTEIN: small nuclear ribonucleoprotein E-like (The sequence of the model RefSeq protein was modified relative to this genomic sequence to represent the inferred CDS: inserted 1 base in 1 codon; substituted 1 base at 1 genomic stop codon): MVYRGQGQKXQKVIIXPINLIFRDLQNRSRIQVWLYEQVNMWIEGCIIGLDEYMNLMLDDVEEIHSETKSRKQLGQIILKGVNITLLQSVSS